The following nucleotide sequence is from Chromobacterium rhizoryzae.
GAAGTGGTGGCCGTCGCCTTCCACTTCCAGATGGGTACAGGCCAGGCCGGCCTCGATGTACTGTTTGACTTGTTGCGGAGTAATCATGAGAAATCCCGTGGATGCGCTCAATGGCGCAGTTTATAGCCAGATTTGATCAGCCAGAGCGTCAGGCCCGACAAGACGGCGAAGCTGCCGCCCACCACCCCGGCCGACAGCCAGGGGCTGACGTCGGCCTGGCCGAAGAAGCCGTAGCGGAAGCCGTCTATCATGTAGAACACCGGGTTGAGATGAGACGCGGCGTACCAGAACGGCGGCAGGCTGTTGATCGAATAGAACACGCCTGACAGGAAAGTCAGCGGCATGATCAGAAAGTTCTGGAAGGCGGCCAGTTGATCGAACTTTTCCGCCCAGATGCCGGCCAGGATGCCCAGCGCGCCCAGCACGCCGCAGCCCAGCACGGCAAAGGTCAACGCCCACAGCGGCTGAGCCGGCAGCGGCAGGCCGAACCAGCCGGTGATCAGCAAAACCCCGGCGCCGACGGCCAAGCCGCGCACGACGGAGGCCAGCAGATAGGCGCCGAAGAATTCCAGCGCGGTCAGCGGCGGCAGCAGCAGGAACACGATGTTGCCGGTGATCTTGGACTGGATCAGGCTGCTGGAGCTGTTGGCAAAAGCGTTCTGCGCCATCGACATCATCGCCAGGCCCGGAATCAGGAAGGCGGTGTAGCTGATGCCCGGATAGGCCTCGACATGGCGCGACAACACATGGGCGAAGATCAGTTGATACATCAACGCGGTCAACACCGGCGCGGCCACGGTCTGGAACGCCACCTTCCAGAAGCGCACCAGCTCTTTCTTGAACAGGGTCATGAAGCCGGTCATGGCTGCGGCCCTCCATTCATCATCTTGACGAACACGCTTTCCAGATCCGTCTCCACCACGTTCAGTTCACGCACTTCCACCGCCGCTTCGCGCAGCGCGGTCAGCACCGCTTCCAGCTGGCCCAGGTGCTCCAGCTGCAACACCACGCGGCGGTCCTCGTCGCGCAGCTTCAAAGGCAGCAAGGCCGCCGGCAAATCGCCGGACAGCAGCAAGGCCACTTCGCGGCGCGCGCTGTGCGCCAGCAGCTTGTCCTTGTTCTCCAGCGCCACCAGCCGGCCCTTCTTCAGCATGGCGATGCGCGAGCACAAGGCCTCGGCCTCCTCCAGATAATGAGTGGTCAGCACAATGGTGTGGCCGGCGCGGTTCAGTTCCTGCACGAACACCCACAGACTCTGGCGCAGCTCCACGTCCACGCCGGCGGTGGGCTCGTCCAACACGATGACCGGCGGGCGGTGCACCAGCGCCTGGGCCACCATCACCCGGCGCTTCATGCCGCCGGACAGGGCGCGCATATTGCTGTGCGCCTTGTCCGCCAAACCCAGCTTGAACAGCAACTCGTCGATCCAGTCGTCGTTGCGGCCCAGGCCGAAGTAGCCGGACTGGAAGCGCAGCGTTTCCCGCACCGACAGAAAGGGATCGAACACCAGTTCCTGCGGCACCACGCCCAGCGCCTTGCGCGCGGCGCGGAAATCGCCGACCACGTCGTGGCCCATGATGCGGATGCTGCCGCTGTCCGGCCGCGACAAACCTGCCATCGCGGAAATCAGCGTGGTCTTGCCGGCCCCGTTGGGGCCGAGCAGGGCGAAGAATTCGCCCGGTGCGACGGTAAAGCCGACCTGGTCCAGCGCCTGCAGCTGGCCATAGCGCTTGCTCACCGCCTGAATTTCAATAGCCTGGGGCATGAGAGAGGTAACACCGACAACGCCGCGCGGCTGAAGCCGCCAACGGCGCTAATGGTTTGACAAAAAAGGTCAATTATAGCGCTGGGCTACGCTTGAGGGGGAGAGTTCTTCCATCACTTCCGGCAGGAATATTCCACGGTAGACATATTGCAACAGTTGCGTGGCATTCTCGCCCAGATTGGTCTGGCTGCCGTCCGCCAGCCAGCGGTTGATCAGGCCGTGATGCATGGACTGCAACACCTCGGCCACCGTCTCCGGTGTCACATAGGGCAAGGTCTGGCCGGCATCCACCGCCATCTGCACCACCAGGGTCAATTGCTCGCGGGTTTCTTGCATATGCGCAACACACTCGTCGTGAATGGGAGCCAGTTCGCCGACATGCTCGCTACGCATAAACAGAATGAGTAATATACGACGAACCTGTTGGTTCTCCCCAATCATGGTCAGCAGCCGGTGGCTATGGTTCCACAAGGCCAGAGCCGGACTCGAGTGTGCCGTTCTCAACAATTGCTCGCAGATGTCATCAAACTGCCCGCCCATCCTGTCCAGCATCGCCCGGTACAAGTCCAGCTTGTTCTGGAAATGCCAATACACCGCGCCGCGCGTCAATCCCGCCGCGCTGGCGATGTCTGCCAGTGTCGTTTTAGAGACACCCTTCTCGCTAAAAAGCTGCTCCGCCGTATCCAGCAGCAGATGCCGCGTTTGTTCGGCTTCTTCCCGGGTTTTGCGTGCCATGTTGAACGTATCGCTGATCAAAGGGGTCTGTCGGAAGCCCGCACCATAACACAATGCGTCGCTGGAAGCATTTTACATACGTACACGCATGTATGTAAAATGTCGCGACTCAAGATCGATCAATTCCCACTATCAAAGAAAAATTGCAGTACCTTTTACTTATAACACTCATACCCCCACATTCCTGAGGACATCCCATGAAGATGCAAGGAAACACCTTCGCCCAGAAAGGCGGGCACTGGCTGTTGCTCACCGCTCTGGCCGCCAGCCTGATGGCCTGCGGTCAAAAAAACGACCAGCACGCCGGCGCCATGCCGCCGGTGCCGGTAGGCGTGATTGAAATCACCCCTAGCGATGTGCCGGTCTCCTTCGAATTCGTCGGCCAGGCGGCAGGCTCGCGAGAAGTGGAAGTACGCGCCCGTGTGGGCGGCATTCTGCTCAAGCGCGCTTATACCGAAGGCAAGCCGGTCAAACAGGGCGACTTGTTGTTCCAGATCGATCCGGAGCCGTTGAAGGCGACGCTGGACCAGGCCCAGGGCAATCTGCAAGTGCAACAGGCTCAGCTGGTGCGCACCAAGCAGGACTTCGACCGCATCAGCCCGCTGTTCAAAGAGAACGCGGTCAGCCAGAAAGACCGCGACGACGCGGTCAGTGCTTATGAAGCCGCCAAGGCTTCCGTCGCCGCCGCCCAGGCCCAGGTGCAGCAGGCCAAGATCAATCTTGGCTACGCCCGCGTCACCGCGCCGATTTCCGGCATGACCAGCCAGGAAACCCGTTCCGAAGGCAGCCTGGTGTCCACCAGCGCCGACGGCAGCCTGCTGACCAAGGTGTCCCAGCTGGACCCGGTCTACGTCAATTTCAGCATGTCCGACAGCGACATGATGAATCTGCGCAAGATGCAGGACTCCGGCCAACTGAAGCTGGCCTCCAACGGCCACTTCAACGTGCAGCTGAAGCTGACCGACGGCTCCACCTACGGCAAGAGCGGCCGCTTGAACTTCACCGACAGCCTGGTGGACGCCAGCACCGGCACCATCCGTTCGCGGGCCACCTTCGCCAACCCGGACGGCAGCATTCTGCCCGGCCAGTTCGTGCGCGTGATCCTGCAAGGCGCCCAACGCAGCAACGCCATCGCCGTGCCGCAGCGCGCGGTGCTGACCTCGCAGCAGGGCAAGATGGTCTGGGTCGTCGGCGCCGACAACAAGGTGCAGCCGCGTCCCATCACCGTGTCCCAGGACGTGGGTCTGAACGTATTGGTGGAAAGCGGCCTGAAAGCCGGCGACAAAGTGGTGGTGGACAACATCATCAAGCTGCGCCCGGGCGCCGATGTGAAGCCGCATCCGTTCAAGGCCGACGCCAGCGCGCCCGCCGCCGCGCCCAAACAATAAGGCAAAG
It contains:
- a CDS encoding TetR family transcriptional regulator, with translation MARKTREEAEQTRHLLLDTAEQLFSEKGVSKTTLADIASAAGLTRGAVYWHFQNKLDLYRAMLDRMGGQFDDICEQLLRTAHSSPALALWNHSHRLLTMIGENQQVRRILLILFMRSEHVGELAPIHDECVAHMQETREQLTLVVQMAVDAGQTLPYVTPETVAEVLQSMHHGLINRWLADGSQTNLGENATQLLQYVYRGIFLPEVMEELSPSSVAQRYN
- a CDS encoding ABC transporter ATP-binding protein: MPQAIEIQAVSKRYGQLQALDQVGFTVAPGEFFALLGPNGAGKTTLISAMAGLSRPDSGSIRIMGHDVVGDFRAARKALGVVPQELVFDPFLSVRETLRFQSGYFGLGRNDDWIDELLFKLGLADKAHSNMRALSGGMKRRVMVAQALVHRPPVIVLDEPTAGVDVELRQSLWVFVQELNRAGHTIVLTTHYLEEAEALCSRIAMLKKGRLVALENKDKLLAHSARREVALLLSGDLPAALLPLKLRDEDRRVVLQLEHLGQLEAVLTALREAAVEVRELNVVETDLESVFVKMMNGGPQP
- a CDS encoding ABC transporter permease, giving the protein MTGFMTLFKKELVRFWKVAFQTVAAPVLTALMYQLIFAHVLSRHVEAYPGISYTAFLIPGLAMMSMAQNAFANSSSSLIQSKITGNIVFLLLPPLTALEFFGAYLLASVVRGLAVGAGVLLITGWFGLPLPAQPLWALTFAVLGCGVLGALGILAGIWAEKFDQLAAFQNFLIMPLTFLSGVFYSINSLPPFWYAASHLNPVFYMIDGFRYGFFGQADVSPWLSAGVVGGSFAVLSGLTLWLIKSGYKLRH
- a CDS encoding efflux RND transporter periplasmic adaptor subunit; translated protein: MKMQGNTFAQKGGHWLLLTALAASLMACGQKNDQHAGAMPPVPVGVIEITPSDVPVSFEFVGQAAGSREVEVRARVGGILLKRAYTEGKPVKQGDLLFQIDPEPLKATLDQAQGNLQVQQAQLVRTKQDFDRISPLFKENAVSQKDRDDAVSAYEAAKASVAAAQAQVQQAKINLGYARVTAPISGMTSQETRSEGSLVSTSADGSLLTKVSQLDPVYVNFSMSDSDMMNLRKMQDSGQLKLASNGHFNVQLKLTDGSTYGKSGRLNFTDSLVDASTGTIRSRATFANPDGSILPGQFVRVILQGAQRSNAIAVPQRAVLTSQQGKMVWVVGADNKVQPRPITVSQDVGLNVLVESGLKAGDKVVVDNIIKLRPGADVKPHPFKADASAPAAAPKQ